In Sphingopyxis sp. CCNWLW2, a single window of DNA contains:
- a CDS encoding CHAT domain-containing protein, whose amino-acid sequence MSADRERTARQRRKVDAVADATGRDSVETARERYLLSLYLALQGEIAEAETTAEQAYAIQARMLGRDHADTRASLYQLATLLRRGTQARAPANEQQGDSAPPDPASIAMAGDTEKEIRELIDGGKFVEAEAAVRARMARRSAGDRSPGAATDMETLANILYLTGRAGTAETLMRNAVGIRERLGDRAAHAAALRRIALVQSVRGRYAEAEASARRAIELLTPPDGETRSLSAAWGTLGEVLAGQRRRPEASTAIQKAIEYGRLALGAEDPFVLEEYNDFALNVEEMGDLPGAEAIYRRNLDILVRTKGRESLASARTLALLSTNLDRQGQELEAEVRLRQAIAIRERHLGTGNPDTLRSLGNLVGLLIKSAKYDDASTLQARVIALRSALPESSLEENIADLGRMGAILAKQGKADAAIDYQRRALALATGSLDPGHRYVAIASMALARSIARQDPASPEYVSLMRGAVARARAERTRVLSARDVAGASAGERAVAAAVSEGGWSDASGAGAFALALTLNANRATQVRSEEAKLRSESFRIAQDLTSSASTRALAGIVAREALGDTPLARLVRRQQDLASEIRDLNHTLGTAMIGAPDAAGNLKDRIGTLGRELGEIDARLRRSYPDYARLALPQPLSEDEVRRRLRPGEALLLVTEGELYDFTFVVTTKGASWHAVPRLQSFLRGTIEAFRCEVDPQTCSGIWTASPLFERRYAWDLYRFLVKPHEPLLQDVKTLYVTTSGALADLPFAAFITAEPKGPDTEKAIAATPWLGDRFAIVNLPSVESLRTGKRRPAGRNTRPFIGYGAPVLAKAGSKRAATAGLSPQTGAIGAALADPERLRTLPSLPGTEVELNAMARALDADVDAVHLGPDATETAVRTNRRLRDARIVAFATHGILPGEIEGFAEPGLIFTPPGQATSADDGILTAAEAAELDLSAEWVILSACNTGTTEGPGGADALSALARSFLYAGTDALLASRWRVGDRVTAALTVETLVNALRKPKAGKAAAFQSAMRAIRSGRREDGTVVEGWTSDWAHPAAWAPFTLIAADN is encoded by the coding sequence ATGTCGGCCGATCGCGAACGCACCGCGAGACAACGTCGCAAGGTCGATGCGGTCGCCGACGCGACAGGCCGCGACAGTGTCGAAACCGCGCGCGAACGTTATTTGCTGTCGCTCTATCTGGCGCTGCAGGGCGAAATCGCAGAGGCCGAAACGACCGCGGAACAGGCCTATGCGATCCAGGCTCGCATGCTCGGGCGCGATCACGCCGACACCCGCGCGTCGCTCTACCAGCTTGCCACGCTCCTCCGCCGCGGTACGCAGGCGCGCGCTCCCGCCAATGAACAGCAAGGCGATTCAGCGCCGCCAGACCCGGCGAGCATCGCCATGGCAGGCGATACCGAAAAAGAGATCCGCGAACTCATCGATGGCGGCAAGTTCGTCGAGGCCGAAGCCGCGGTTCGGGCACGGATGGCCCGTCGATCAGCCGGGGACCGATCGCCGGGCGCGGCAACCGACATGGAGACGCTCGCGAACATTCTCTATCTGACCGGCCGTGCCGGCACCGCCGAAACGCTGATGCGGAATGCCGTCGGCATTCGCGAGCGGCTCGGCGACCGCGCCGCGCACGCCGCGGCGTTGCGGCGGATCGCGCTCGTCCAGAGTGTACGCGGCCGCTATGCGGAGGCCGAAGCCAGCGCGCGCCGCGCGATCGAACTGCTCACGCCACCGGATGGGGAAACGCGATCATTGTCGGCGGCGTGGGGCACCCTGGGCGAAGTGCTCGCCGGGCAGCGCCGCCGGCCGGAAGCCTCGACGGCGATCCAGAAGGCGATCGAATATGGCAGGCTGGCGCTGGGCGCCGAGGATCCTTTCGTCCTCGAGGAATATAATGATTTTGCGTTGAACGTCGAGGAAATGGGCGACCTGCCGGGCGCCGAGGCGATCTATCGCCGTAATCTCGACATCCTCGTCCGCACGAAGGGGCGCGAAAGCCTTGCGTCCGCGCGAACGCTCGCCTTGCTGTCGACCAACCTCGACCGTCAAGGGCAGGAGCTGGAAGCCGAAGTGCGGCTGCGCCAGGCGATCGCGATCCGCGAGCGGCACCTGGGAACGGGCAATCCCGACACGCTCCGCTCGCTCGGCAATCTCGTCGGCCTGCTGATCAAGAGCGCGAAATATGACGATGCCAGCACGCTTCAGGCACGCGTCATCGCCTTGCGCTCCGCGCTTCCTGAGAGCAGCCTGGAAGAGAATATCGCCGACCTCGGCCGAATGGGCGCGATCCTTGCCAAGCAGGGTAAGGCCGACGCTGCGATCGATTATCAACGGCGCGCGCTGGCGCTCGCGACCGGCTCGCTCGATCCCGGTCACCGCTATGTCGCGATCGCGTCGATGGCACTGGCCCGATCGATCGCACGCCAGGATCCCGCTTCGCCCGAATATGTCAGCCTTATGCGCGGTGCGGTCGCGCGCGCGCGCGCGGAACGGACGCGCGTGCTGTCGGCGCGGGATGTGGCGGGGGCGAGCGCGGGTGAGCGCGCGGTCGCCGCCGCCGTCAGCGAAGGCGGCTGGTCCGACGCCTCGGGGGCCGGCGCCTTCGCGCTGGCGCTCACCCTCAACGCCAATCGGGCGACGCAGGTCCGGAGCGAGGAAGCAAAGCTGCGATCCGAATCCTTCCGCATTGCGCAGGATTTGACATCGAGCGCATCGACCCGCGCGCTGGCCGGTATCGTCGCCCGCGAAGCGCTGGGCGATACCCCGCTCGCCCGGCTGGTGCGACGCCAGCAGGATCTGGCGTCGGAAATCCGTGACCTCAATCACACCCTTGGCACGGCGATGATCGGCGCGCCCGACGCCGCCGGGAATTTGAAGGACAGGATCGGGACGCTGGGCCGGGAACTTGGTGAAATCGATGCCCGGCTGCGTCGTTCCTACCCCGATTACGCGCGCCTCGCACTGCCCCAGCCCCTGAGCGAAGACGAGGTGCGTCGCCGCCTGCGTCCGGGCGAGGCGCTGCTTCTCGTCACCGAGGGCGAACTTTATGATTTCACTTTTGTCGTGACGACCAAGGGGGCGAGCTGGCACGCGGTGCCGCGGCTGCAATCCTTCCTGCGCGGCACCATCGAAGCGTTTCGCTGCGAGGTCGATCCCCAGACTTGCAGCGGCATCTGGACCGCGTCGCCGCTGTTCGAGCGCCGCTACGCCTGGGATCTCTATCGCTTCCTCGTCAAGCCGCATGAGCCGCTGCTCCAGGATGTAAAGACCCTCTATGTGACGACTTCGGGTGCGCTCGCCGACCTTCCCTTCGCCGCCTTCATCACCGCCGAACCCAAAGGCCCCGACACCGAGAAGGCGATCGCCGCCACCCCCTGGCTCGGTGATCGATTCGCGATCGTCAACCTGCCGTCGGTCGAATCCTTGCGGACGGGAAAGCGGCGGCCGGCCGGGCGAAACACACGCCCCTTCATCGGTTATGGTGCACCGGTGCTGGCCAAAGCGGGGAGCAAACGGGCCGCGACCGCAGGACTGTCGCCACAAACCGGAGCGATCGGCGCCGCGCTCGCCGATCCCGAACGCCTACGCACGCTTCCTTCGCTTCCCGGCACCGAGGTCGAGCTGAACGCGATGGCGCGCGCGCTCGACGCCGATGTCGACGCGGTCCACCTCGGTCCCGATGCCACCGAGACCGCCGTCCGAACGAACAGGCGATTGCGCGATGCGCGCATCGTCGCCTTTGCCACGCACGGGATTTTGCCCGGCGAGATCGAAGGCTTCGCTGAGCCCGGTCTGATCTTCACACCGCCCGGCCAGGCGACATCCGCCGACGACGGTATATTGACCGCCGCCGAAGCCGCAGAACTCGACCTCTCGGCCGAGTGGGTCATTCTGTCGGCCTGCAACACGGGAACGACCGAAGGGCCTGGCGGAGCCGACGCCCTATCGGCGCTGGCACGTTCATTCCTCTATGCCGGCACCGACGCACTGCTCGCGAGCCGCTGGCGCGTCGGCGACAGGGTCACGGCTGCGCTCACGGTCGAAACACTCGTCAACGCGCTGCGGAAGCCGAAAGCGGGCAAGGCGGCGGCCTTCCAGTCGGCCATGCGCGCGATCCGATCGGGCAGGCGCGAAGACGGCACCGTGGTGGAAGGCTGGACCAGCGACTGGGCGCATCCCGCCGCCTGGGCGCCATTCACCCTGATTGCGGCAGACAATTGA
- a CDS encoding tyrosine-protein phosphatase, producing MWRVALAATLVLTLPACATVDQRPVAGAVAEQPGVIPFTAASVSADSTISWSAPGAGRVTIYAGADSVVSDRTKPVGQGDATGSIRISGLAPGKRWFFALVPDRGAPLVIADRGLHLGTIPNLRDVGGYRTTDGRWVKMGMIYRSDQLDRLSDSDLGAMGDLGLALVADLRTASERSHEPDRLPAGAEHLLLDVVADSKGSVGGDMRQAMATIAAGKGAEMLTEANRDFVSLDSARSAYRTLLSRIGAEGAGPTLYHCTSGKDRTGWASAVILTILGVPRETVMADYLASNDYLRAKNDATIAMLGKLPTPIAPENLEPVLTVRAAYIEAAFAEVDKRYGSFDRYIREGLGLDDAAIDRLRATLLAGVPQ from the coding sequence ATGTGGCGGGTAGCCCTTGCAGCCACATTGGTCCTGACGCTGCCAGCATGTGCGACGGTCGACCAGCGGCCGGTCGCCGGCGCGGTTGCCGAGCAGCCGGGCGTCATTCCCTTCACCGCCGCCAGCGTATCGGCGGATAGCACGATCAGCTGGTCGGCGCCGGGCGCAGGCCGGGTGACGATTTATGCGGGCGCCGATTCCGTGGTGAGCGACCGGACGAAACCGGTGGGGCAGGGGGATGCAACGGGCAGCATCCGGATTTCCGGCCTTGCCCCCGGCAAGCGCTGGTTTTTTGCGCTCGTTCCCGATCGGGGCGCGCCGCTGGTCATCGCGGACCGCGGGCTTCACCTGGGGACGATACCCAATTTGCGCGATGTCGGTGGTTATCGCACGACCGACGGCCGCTGGGTGAAGATGGGAATGATCTACCGTTCGGATCAGCTCGACCGGCTGAGTGATAGCGACCTCGGCGCGATGGGCGATCTTGGCCTCGCGCTCGTCGCGGACCTGCGCACGGCAAGCGAACGCAGCCATGAGCCCGATCGCCTGCCCGCCGGCGCCGAGCACCTGTTGCTCGACGTCGTCGCGGACAGCAAGGGCAGCGTCGGCGGCGATATGCGCCAGGCGATGGCAACGATCGCGGCTGGCAAGGGCGCGGAGATGCTGACCGAAGCCAACCGCGATTTCGTCTCCTTGGACAGCGCGCGCAGTGCCTATCGCACGCTGCTCTCCCGCATCGGCGCAGAAGGTGCCGGGCCGACGCTGTATCACTGCACCTCCGGCAAGGACCGCACGGGCTGGGCGAGCGCGGTGATCCTGACGATCCTTGGCGTCCCGCGCGAAACGGTGATGGCCGATTATCTGGCCAGCAACGACTATCTGCGCGCCAAGAACGACGCGACGATCGCCATGCTCGGTAAATTGCCGACGCCGATCGCGCCGGAAAATCTCGAGCCGGTGTTGACCGTTCGCGCCGCCTATATTGAGGCGGCCTTCGCTGAAGTCGATAAACGCTATGGCTCGTTCGACCGCTATATTCGCGAGGGGCTTGGCCTGGACGATGCCGCGATCGACCGGCTTCGCGCGACCTTGCTGGCGGGGGTGCCGCAATAG
- a CDS encoding 3-keto-disaccharide hydrolase: MMFRRIAFLALTTAPLTALAPVSAAQDQQQAPWQDITPRAGLVGWHSAGGQAPYSVVGGEVIGSAVPNSANSWLVSDTLYGDFILEFDSKTDPTLNSGVMIRGQSRPDYRKGVVHGYQMEIDPSSRRWSAGIYDEQRRQWLYTLGRNDAARQAFRSGDWNHYRVEAIGTRLRTWINGVPAADVVDDVDARGFIAFQVHSVADAVAAKKPEARFRNVRIITDAPARFASAATKVEQQGWLANRLTEAERGAGWKLLWDGKTTQGWRSAKGPAFPKKGWSITDGILSVEKSGGAEATNGGDIITTRDYKSFELSVDFRLTPGANSGIKYFVDPNLLKGDGSAIGLEFQLLDDERHPDAKMGRDGNRTIGSLYDLITARNLSDPDSPGKRVNAPGEWNRAVIVVRGKHVEHWLNGFKVVEYERGSPAFRELVARSKYAKWPNFGEWEQGPILLQDHGDRVDFRSIKLREF; encoded by the coding sequence ATGATGTTTCGAAGGATCGCATTTCTCGCCTTGACGACGGCGCCGCTGACGGCGCTGGCGCCCGTTTCGGCCGCGCAGGATCAGCAGCAGGCTCCGTGGCAGGATATAACGCCACGCGCCGGACTCGTCGGCTGGCACAGCGCCGGGGGACAGGCGCCCTATAGCGTTGTGGGCGGCGAGGTCATTGGCAGCGCCGTGCCGAATTCGGCGAACAGCTGGCTGGTATCCGACACGCTTTACGGCGATTTCATCCTCGAGTTCGATTCCAAGACCGATCCGACGCTGAATTCGGGCGTGATGATCCGTGGCCAGAGCCGGCCCGATTATCGAAAGGGCGTGGTTCACGGCTATCAGATGGAGATCGATCCCTCGTCGCGGCGCTGGAGCGCCGGCATCTATGACGAGCAACGCCGTCAATGGCTCTATACACTCGGCCGCAACGATGCGGCGCGGCAGGCCTTCCGCTCGGGCGACTGGAATCACTATCGTGTCGAAGCGATCGGTACGCGCCTGCGCACCTGGATCAATGGCGTGCCGGCCGCCGACGTTGTCGACGATGTGGACGCGCGCGGCTTCATCGCTTTCCAGGTGCACTCGGTTGCCGATGCGGTCGCGGCGAAGAAGCCCGAGGCGCGTTTCCGCAACGTGCGGATCATCACCGACGCGCCCGCCCGCTTTGCCTCGGCCGCGACCAAGGTCGAGCAGCAGGGATGGCTGGCCAATCGCCTGACCGAGGCCGAGCGCGGCGCTGGCTGGAAGCTGCTGTGGGACGGCAAGACGACGCAGGGCTGGCGGAGCGCCAAGGGCCCGGCTTTTCCGAAGAAGGGCTGGTCGATCACCGACGGCATCTTGTCGGTCGAAAAATCGGGCGGCGCCGAAGCGACCAATGGCGGCGATATCATCACCACCCGCGATTACAAGAGCTTCGAGCTGTCGGTCGATTTCCGGCTGACGCCGGGCGCCAACAGCGGGATCAAATATTTCGTCGATCCGAACCTGCTCAAGGGCGACGGATCGGCGATCGGCCTGGAATTTCAATTGCTCGACGATGAGCGCCATCCCGATGCGAAGATGGGCCGCGATGGCAATCGGACGATCGGCTCGCTTTACGATCTGATCACCGCGCGCAACCTCTCCGACCCCGACAGCCCGGGCAAGCGCGTCAACGCGCCGGGCGAGTGGAATCGGGCGGTCATCGTCGTGCGCGGCAAGCATGTCGAACATTGGCTGAACGGGTTCAAGGTCGTCGAATATGAACGTGGATCGCCCGCCTTCCGGGAACTTGTCGCGCGCAGCAAATATGCGAAATGGCCGAACTTCGGCGAGTGGGAGCAGGGACCGATCCTGCTCCAGGATCATGGCGACCGGGTCGACTTTCGGTCGATCAAGCTGCGCGAATTCTAA
- a CDS encoding FAD-dependent oxidoreductase produces the protein MADSRHRLAPNRSSTPFSRNEGNIEIGPGRAYPISYDAIVQKKREAANLLVPVALSASHIAYGSIRMEPVFMILGQSAAAASSIAIDDQIAVQDVD, from the coding sequence GTGGCTGATTCACGCCATCGACTCGCACCGAATAGATCCAGCACCCCTTTTTCGCGCAACGAGGGCAATATCGAGATCGGCCCCGGTCGTGCCTATCCGATCAGCTATGACGCGATCGTGCAGAAGAAGCGCGAAGCCGCGAACCTGCTGGTGCCGGTCGCGCTGTCGGCGTCGCATATCGCGTATGGCTCGATCCGAATGGAGCCGGTGTTCATGATCCTTGGCCAGTCCGCGGCGGCAGCCTCATCGATCGCGATCGACGACCAGATCGCCGTGCAAGACGTCGACTAA
- a CDS encoding LysE family translocator, which translates to MDLAGIIVFAIALLVAAVSPGPGIAAIVARVLGRGPNGAVAFTAGMTFGDVIWLSFAIVGLAALAHNFYGVFVAIKWAGIAYLVYLAYRLWTAPVASGDVELDRRPEHPVKLFLAGPDHDPDDEARGRQSA; encoded by the coding sequence ATGGATCTGGCCGGAATTATCGTGTTTGCGATCGCCTTGCTGGTCGCCGCAGTTTCTCCCGGGCCCGGAATTGCCGCGATCGTCGCGCGCGTTCTCGGGCGCGGCCCCAATGGCGCCGTGGCATTTACCGCCGGGATGACATTCGGCGACGTCATCTGGCTATCCTTTGCCATTGTTGGCCTGGCCGCGCTGGCGCATAATTTTTATGGTGTTTTCGTCGCCATCAAATGGGCGGGCATCGCCTATCTTGTGTATCTCGCCTATCGCTTGTGGACGGCGCCCGTCGCCTCGGGGGACGTCGAACTCGACAGGCGGCCCGAGCATCCGGTGAAGCTGTTTCTCGCCGGGCCAGATCATGACCCCGATGATGAAGCCCGCGGTCGACAATCTGCCTGA
- a CDS encoding SDR family oxidoreductase, whose amino-acid sequence MTPMMKPAVDNLPEGFFEKRILLERIGVPEEIGRVVRFLLSNEASYITAAELVVDGGNISSQRG is encoded by the coding sequence ATGACCCCGATGATGAAGCCCGCGGTCGACAATCTGCCTGAGGGCTTTTTCGAGAAGCGCATCCTGCTCGAACGCATCGGCGTGCCCGAGGAAATCGGACGCGTCGTCCGCTTCTTGCTCTCGAACGAAGCGAGCTACATCACCGCCGCCGAACTCGTCGTCGACGGCGGCAATATCTCGTCGCAGCGCGGCTGA